Sequence from the Phragmites australis chromosome 6, lpPhrAust1.1, whole genome shotgun sequence genome:
GGCACCTGCATCCATGGGAGCGTCGTCGTCCGCGGGTATGGCGACGACAGCGTCGTGCTGAGCGCGCTCGTGGACATGTACGACCACGCCGCTGCACCCGGTGACGCGCGGATGGCGTTCGAGGAAATGCGCGCCCCGGACGGGATGAGAGGCTGTGGAGACGTCGTTGTCGAATCTGCACTCGTGGACCTACCTGTACGCGAGCCATCGATTTGTTCAAATGAGATGATCAGGGAAAGGGTCAGGCCAGACTACATCAGTTTCATTGGTGTTCTTTTTTCGTGTAGTCATACTGGGATGGTTGAACAAGGAAGAAACTACTTCAACTCGATGAGCGAGGAGTATGGCATTGCCCCTGGTATTGAACACTGCAATTGCATGGTCGACCTCCTCAGTTTAACACTACTCCGCATATGTTGGTGACTCTGAGACAAGACATACTGCCCTATGTTTATGAACTGCCATTGCAAATTGACAACAGCTGGCATCTTGTAATATTCATGTCATCAATTGATAGAAATCATGATCAGTCCAAATTCGGTCAGATTTAAAGTATATGCAAATTCGATCAAGTTTTGCTGtcaaaattcttttaaaatcTGTCaaaatgcttgatgtcaaaacAGGAGCAAAATCATAAAGTACTAAGAAAAGTAGGGGCAATAGTGCAAAGACATATATATCATTTTACAGTTAAATTCATACCGTTAAATGCCCTTAACGAAATGGAGAAAGTGCAAGTTTCAGTTTGAAAAAACAGGGGCAAAATCACAAAGTTGATAAAAGGAGGGTAAAATCACAATTGCACTTCGAAACAGGGGCAGCCATACAATTGCCCCTAGAATATTTACCCTATTCTCCTTAAGGAGGGGTTACCGAGTTCAAACAACAGCTCAAGGGACAATGCATAATTAAATTCGATTGTTTCAATTTGTTTTGCTACCTTACTTTTTCCAGCACACGTTCTGTTGCACATAACATGACCCTATGTAACAATTTTAAATATTTGAACAATCAAAAAGTACATTTACCTGAAAGGTCTTGCGCTGAAAGCCCACTCTGAAACCTGTCACTTTACAGATCATGAAGTTCATGTAACAGACTAACAGAAACTATACATCTGTGATCCATATAATTTATGGCTGCAACTACAGCTTATCTGAAAGACTGCATAACAGTATCCACCCATGCAAGAGAACCTCAAAGTCACCAGTTCAGATCTATGTAAGATTGAAGGGTCTGACGCTCACAACTTATAAGAAATTTCCGGCAAGAACAAACCTTTGGCACCACATGCAAATTGGAGCAATCTGTTGACTGAATCTGGCTGGGATGATGGCTCCAATTACCAGCTGAAATTCTCCGCAGTGCTGCACTCGAGCACCTGCAGAATCTCCATTCATAACTTGTACTTAATGTGCTTCTAACTTGCACTCAATTTTGGAGGCAATGAAGAAAAAAGGTGACTGCAAGAACTTATCTGATCAGCCACAAGAGGAACATTCTAGAAGTCTCGTCAGAATTTATTAAGCACATGGTTCCATGGGGTACTGATGCATTACATTAAAAACGAAGGAGAATACACAGGAAGAGCAACTTATCTTTGATTGAAAAAGGAGAATGGATACATGAACCCATGAACTCAACCACCACAACCTTATGCTCTACTACTAGGCTATATGGTTCACTGAGAATGAACCATTACTCTTGCAGTGCCACAGACAGCAGCATAATTCTTCCAATGGCAGCTGAAATCCTTGAAGGAGCAGACAAGCAAATGCAGTGGAAAAGCAAAGCACTTAAACAGAAGTATCGAAATGAAATTTACAAACAGCTAGACTATATATGCGAAAAGCTGTTAAGTAGTGTAGCTAAGAATATACACATAAGTTCCATTGATCCTTTAAAGCCATGACGAGAATGTTCAAATAAGTTCATAAACTGATGGCTGACAGCAAAAGGACATGATTTCTTTGTGCTATATAGCATCACAGCTACAACAATTGGTCATTTTATTCAAAGAGTATCCCAAGCATGGATGGCGTTTTGACTGCCTTTGTTGAACCTACTACCACCCCAGCAGGTTCACAACTTGGTGAGTTTTTCCGCTTCAATTTATATGTATTGCTGGATCCATGAAAGTTCCCACAAGAGGATGATACCAAACCACTGCAGGCGATGCTGAAGAAACATGTAGCCTACAGAGATTCAAACCATGATAAGAAGGAAACAGCATGCGAATATGAAAGGGGACAACATATTATAACTTCAGGGACAAGTCGATTATCCCGTTTTCTATATCGCCATTGCCTACTTCCTGTTGAATAGCTTTGTGGATCATAGTACCAAATAATGTTGAACCACCTGATCCTTGCCGTACTTGCCTAACCTCTTCACGATGCTTCTTTCCTCTTGAAATGTTGCTGCCAGATTCAGCAGGGAGTGCAGAGCTTCCCTCCTTCATCCCAGCATTTTCATCTTTCCCTTGGCTTATCGCTGGAGCAGCCTCTCGATTCCTCTTCCCTAGATTACGCTGGAGCTTATGCGCATTCTGGTGGCCACCTAAAGCCTGAGGACTCTGGAACTTCTTCGGACAGTAGCAGCAAGAAAATGTTGTTGGAAGCCTTGGAGCATATGATGGATGGAGCAACAAGTTTAAGTTGAGCTCATCATTATCCATCTGCACACCCATGAACTCAGGTGCACCTAGAAATGTTATGAATATGATTAGAAAGTTGTAGTCCCTCTCTAGATTGTCAGGATATAAGCAGAAGTGCTGGCTTGGAGGGAACTTACCTCAACATATTTGCAGATATATGGCTAGAGATGTATGAGATGCATTGCTTATGTTGGCTATTTTGTGCCTTTCTCGTCTGGTCACTTTGTAGACACTTTATATGTGTGCGCAACCCTGAACTATTGATTGATGTGTTCTGCATGGTACTATTCTTGCGATACATGGATGAGACTAGGCTAAGTTAGACACAATGCTAACCTGGCATTTATTGTAAGTCCTTGTAGGCTTTCATGGATGCTGTCCTATAAGACAGCTTGAAAGCTTTCAAATTGCATGGTCCCGTCCACTAGTTATCTTGTTGTGATCAACCTGATTAAAGCAGGCTTGACCTAGAGGGCTCTATACTTAATTATACAATGGCAATGGCTGATGGTAGACCATCCACTTCTGTGAACTGGTTGATTGGCTCTATCTAATTATTTCTTAAGAGTAACAGAAGTTAACAGCAATCAAATAAGAGAATTTGGCAATCCGATAAACTTATTGTAGCCAAGAGCCCAACACTGAAGTTTACCTCTCCAGACCTGATTAATAACCTAGCAACAGCTAAAGGAGTCATTTTACTGGTACTGTTACGTAGAGCTAAAGTGATGAACCACATTTTATTTAACCAAAGTACCAAACTATAGAACCAGTTGTtcgataaagaaaaaaaagggacgCACTAAGCAAGTCCACCATCAACATTACTACCTCAGGGATCTTGCCTCTGCACAATCCAGCCCAAAATATAGTACtcctaaggccatctccaacaggatCTGCAAATCTGAaaattccagtgctacagtactttgcggtgtactgtagcactggaaattcGTCTCCAGCAGAGTCTGTacccagtgatacagtactgctacagtgttagggatagaggatgctgtaatagtgataagggatgctgtaatagtattttgagaatggaaatttgaggtagctgttggagatggtctaagtaAACCATCCATCATAGCATCAATAATTTTGTATCTATTTCTTTTCTTAAATGCATTATGTGTCTATTTATACAACATTAGAACTATCTACTTAGACAAGCCAGGAGTGAAGAACATTTGGTACATTTTGTTGtactttttttagaaaagcccTCTGATTTCTATAAATATTAATGCAAGCAAGTACATTTTGCCGTACATAGTGACAGGAGGGGTGCTATACTGATATGATGAAGTTAAGGTTAAAGAAGGTGGTGGTCCATTAAATTGCCTCCAGAACTGTTCAAATAAGACACTTTACCTGTCCAAGTCAATGGATTAATTATAGAGATAACCTTCAGATGAACTGATTCAGGTAGAAAACTGGTGAACCCTTGGATGTTATACCGGAAACCATATCAGATGTATTTGTTAGGGATAcaatatagaaaataatgacTACATATCGATACAGAGTTTCCCTGTATAAGTGCAGATCATAGAAACATAACATAGCTCAGTACACCTAACATGTATTACAATGTTGGCATGGTAGTCTTAAGAAACAATATTATTATGGTTGGCCTTGTTTTATGCACCATGGTTTTGTATTTAATGGGcacaataaaattattttgcaGCATTACCATGGTTACAAGTCCAACCCTGTTGTACCTACATCACAACAATGGAGGTTTGAACTATGACAGTTAGGTTTCCTGTTTCCTGGCACAGGATACCTTCAGTGACGCAACAATGTTTCAAGTGTGATAAATTGATAGTACCAAAGCATGTCTCAATCACAAGACAATTGTCATAAGTATCAATGTATCCAATTAAAGTATAGTGTACAATCCAGTTTTGAACTGAGCATTAGGTCGAAGCGATGAACATTGTTCCACTAGGCCCTGCACTCATGAAACTTCTTGTCAGTTTGAAGGTAGCCGGGCTCATCTTTAAATCAAGGGAAAATGTCCCATCGCTCCATGTACGATGATCTAATGAAGCCACAAATACTTCAACTGAAAGATAGTCCACATGTTCCGATAGCATATTACTGTCggtagcatcataagcaccaaATTGCTCAGTATTGAAGTTTAAGTCTGGTGATTGTCTTGATTGTACGATGTACTTATCAGCAACAAATCAACAATAGGGCTACACACGCACCAAATTGATCATTACTAAAAGTTGACAAATTACACTAAAGGCACTGAATTTTAGAAGTACTGAAGTACATCTGCATCACCAGTACACTTCAATCTAAAAGCATCCAAGAAGACAAAAAACTAGTTTGTCTTCAGAGCTCAAAGGTAGCAACAATGTTTCTCAGAACACGTTACCAAATCCCCAATTGTATTGTGTGTTGCAACAAATCTAATTTGCATGGCTTTCCATCCATTGCATAATTAAGTAAAAAGGCTCGATCTTTTACACCGCATGCCAAACCCAACCAACCACAGGCACATTTCATCGAACAGGTTATGGCCACACACTTCTTCTGTCATGACAGTAAACCAAGAGCAGGAGCGCCTACCTCTCCGTCGGCTCGACGCCAAAGACGCCGTCCCTCCGTATCACAAACTCACACGCCCGCTCCGGTAGGTGCGGCGCGAATGCCACCTTCATCCGCCTACTGGCGCTCCCGCCGGCGCCGTCCACCTCCCGCGTCAAGAACAGGCGCGTATTGACGCAGTTGGCCCACGCGATCCCGAGCGCTGGGCTGACCCGCCGCCCCGACGACCACGCGACGGTGTTCCCGGCGTCTCCCTCCACCACGTCCACCACCTGGTTGGTCACCACCACCACGCACTGGTGCCTGTACGCGAGCTCCTTCAGCTTCGCGGATATCTGGAAGAAGAGCGCGGACCGGCGCTTGAGGTCGGCTGGGGAGGCGTCGAAGTCGGCGCGGAAGAGGGAAGCGATGGAGTCGAGGAGGATGAGGCGGATGGGGAGGCGGTGCGGGGAGCGATTGGGGTGGGAGAGCAGGCGCTGGGCgcgggagagaagggagaggaggtCGGAGGGGGAGTGCACAGCGGCAACGAGGACGTGGTCGAGGATACCGGGTCGGGATTTGGGGGCGAGAAGGCGTAGGCGGCGGAGGGGGAAGGGGAGgtcggagtggaggaagagggaggaggcggagagCGGGGACTGGGGCGCGAGGAGGGCGAGCTGGAGGCAGAGCTGGGTCTTGCCGGAGGCGGACTCGCCGGCGATTTCGGTGACGGAGGCGGAGGGGAGGCCGCCGGAGAGGAGGCGGTCGAGGAGAGGGCAGCCGAAGGAGAGCTTGGCGGCgcgggaggaggggaggaggaggagagggtttTCCGGGCGGGGCTCGTGCGGGATgtaagaggaggaggtggcgccggcggGGTGCTTGGGAGGCGCCGGCGGCCGCATGGccggcgagctcgccgccgaGGGGATTGGGGTTTCGCTCGCAGTCTGGGTTTGAATTGTCGCGGGTAGTCTCCCGCTGGGACGAAACATTTTGGGGACTTCTTTCTTGGGCTGGAGAATACTCAGCTGCGTAGGGTGAAAACGGACTGATTTTTCCCGCTCGTTCGATGTCCGAACCGTTTTATACGCTAATCGGATTTTAGatattagatataaaaaaatctcaGATATCTGATATAATGAGCTAGATATCTATCGGATATTAGATATATCCGAAGAATATCCGATAATTATTTGAACCTATTTTTCAAAACTCGtaaatttttatatagagtTTGATAGAGatgatttttatatgaaaattatagctctccaACGAGATCTATAAGTTTATAGTTAATACATTTTGTATTTTAAGTTATTAAtatgtttaaataattaataaaaaattagccAGCCTATTAAGCACTCGTAACTTCTTTGATTTTGCTATAACATAATTCTTTTTATAGGAGTATATTGTTGATTTGTTTGTTAGATTTCTAATGTAGTTGATTTTTAGATACGTGGAATGATCGAATAATCATAATATATTTGATATACATAGTTGttgcttttacttaatattcgaATAAATATTTGTAACCAACATGTCTGCAAGCCATGTTAATATTCGAATAAATAACATATACGATATAACTAAATATGCCAtgttaacttttttttaacaagCCACGCTTAACTAATTTTAAGCTCGGCAAACTTAAAGCGCGAAAAGGGTAGAATCTTGCGTGTTTGACGCCAAGTTAATTTGAAGGGTAACATGATATGATTGCTGCAGGATTTTGGGTCTTAGGCAAGAAGatcaagaagttcaacatgTTCATTGCCTCGTGGACTTGCAATTGATCTTTGAGAAACCGAGATGTACATCGTGTCGATCAAAGTGCGGCAAGGATGAGTAAATCAATGCTAGCAAGATTTATGACCGAAATACCACCCGTGCATCTGTCAACTATCTGTGATGTAAATTAACTGTCTAAACAACACTATTTTGCGATGTAACTGTATGCATGGTAAGCTGGTATTTTTAAAACTTTCGAAAGATTTATATAATGAGTGCATATATTACACAATAAAACCTTTAAATATGTTTGTTTGGTACTTGGTGGAGGGTGACAGATGGGCAGATAAAGAGAACAATTTCCAGCTCTACAACACATgtaattgaatattttttatctcCCCAATTCAACTTGTGAACAACTAGATGAAGGCCCACTCATAATTGTTTACTATGAAGCAACATTTTGTGGGTGCAATTATGCAATTTTTGAAACCCAATTCTGAAACACCAACGAGTGAGCCCATTGTTTAAAAGAGTGGGTCGGTGTAGTACATTCACTTGGCATTGTTCATGGAGATGTCAAAACTTCGAGCATGCTTGTTGGTGACATTCCAAAGTATGGGTGTTTATTTGATGTTTCCGAATCAAAGTTTCAGTACTAGTTCTGTGTACTTTCCCATAGGCATGGCTTTCACATAATAGATTCAAAAAAGAGGAGAACATTTTATACGGACCCTAAATTCCTCGAAAGTGGAGTTTTGTCTATCGAGACTGACGTTTACAGCTTTGTGGATAGTTCTACTGGAGCTATTTGCAAAGAAAAAGCGTGTGTTCATGTTAAAAACTAGCTAATGGCAGCCATGAAGAAACCGAAATGGAGAAGGAAGTGAGCGAGCGAGGCAGCACCAAATCCCTCATCCGTGATGGCATCAATCTTCCTCATTTCTCCATGTTATTCTCGGATACGGATTGGAGGGGGCggctgtagcatctaggtccctaggtaagtggtaagtgtttcggtgattaatgacaatcatattactgtgactaacaatttgttttgaagggaatcaaaaattcagtatacaatgacatttggttaatcttagtccctaaagtgcttatatggacaatcaaaggacatatgctttaagactaaggatcttctagttctaagtgtcacaaaggagatggaggatacttagagtagtataggtctccttttctttttgtcttttgatcgtactataaaggggggctaaaagtagtagcttgacttagtgagtctagacgtagatgatgcacacttgttaaattctagcactaggtagagcatacaagtccatggtgaagctgtcaaggaattagagctcaaagagagttgaattggacaagctcacaaaacatttattcaccggattatcctctgatggatgtctaatactcaccggataaacactaattgaggcatccgaattatatgaaaaatttcagaagtgttacaccggaatatccggtgatgaaagtccggtgaccaccggagcttttccagtagagaaaattttcggagaaaaacaattttgtacccaccggattatccggtgaatgcataatatgaacaccggactatttcttgcagagagcattgcttcgggccacagtggaaaattacgttcacaggattatccggtgacttagctggcagaccaccggagaaatgttgtgaagaaactcagacaaattgaactcaccggattatccggtggtagcaaaaatatcaccggagtatttcttgcagaaggttctgaaattcgaagggtcgggtgagttgtactcaccggattatccgatgttgactgttgttcaccggagtttatcaccggataaatgttgccgtgcaacggctagtgacagctggctctgggtttgaacccaccggactatccggtgatcttaaggatatagccagcggattatccggtgattacagtaaaatgagagtggttagccaacggctaatttttgatctctaggctataaatacccactcagttggtttcaacagttgctcttgcgaccctgtagcagctcatacacttggtgtgtcatttagaggcaagagagggagcacttgtgtccattttaagttcttagttgaggattaaggacttctttgagtgcttggagagtaacaagtgtgcatctagctattgtctaggcttggtctttgtcaagtgaagcttgaggcttgttactcttggtggttggcaacacctagacggtcttggtgatcggaggatttctcggtgagctcttggagcaattgtgggagccccggaaaaagagtatgtacttggtttgatacccgccaatccggagatggagaaggggtaatcaagagggagcgcttgagccttggtgactcaagggggagcgacatccttggtggatgctccaatgaggactagggggaagtgccaacttctcgaaacctcggaaaaaaaaatcggtgttgtcttctccaactctttactttcttgcatcttattttgagctttgttattattgcaagttcttcttaggaattgtctttcttagttaattcttgcgtggttagctatcttgtgctagttaaaattccttacttgcgtttcttataagttttatttggtcaagcagtagttaattaaaaaaaaattaatatcccaattcaccccccctcttgggctattcgatcctttcaattagtatcagagccacgttctcttgataggcttaaaatcctagagaaatggccctggggagcggaagtagcgtgccaaggttcgagggaaagaactttgcgtattggaaagttcgcatggcgagctatctagtggctatttcccccgagtgttggcaagcaacctccgttgggtttgaacaaccttttaccgaacaagaagttaggtggaatgctaaggctaagaatgctatatttgagggaattagtgaagaagttttctctagagttagaagtaaggaattcgctcatgacatttgggtcgctctttgtgaaattcatgagggatctaggagaattcgtgaagaaagatatcatgtgcttatgaatgctctaaatcaattcaagatgtttccaaatgaattatgcaatgacatgtattctcgtatgaacatgcttgtggaagaaatcaattctcttgaactcactcaattgtccgatggagatgttattcgtaggatcttgatggtacttcccaagccacaatacaatattgttatctctcttcttcatgaaagagacatcaatgacatgaccatcacagaTGCCGTTAGAAAGATATGTGCGCAtgaaatgttcttgtttggagatcatgagtcctcatccaagaaaaaccttgctctcaaagcaaagatggtcggcaacaagaagaagaagatcaagcttccttcatcatcaagtgaaagtgatgaagatgacgataatgatgaacatgatgatgatgactccgacaccgagcttgctcttctcatgagaagaaccacaaggatgatctctaagtttcaaaagaaaggctacaactatgatcccaagaagaacaaatttcgtccaaagaaatttgacaagttcggtggtggagacaagaagaagtgctacaattgtggtaatcttggtcacatatcatatgattgtcctcatcctgacaagagaaacaagaacaagttcaagaagcttgatgcaagtgaagatgaggacaagtacaagaagaaggatcaagataagaagaagaagaagctctttaacaagagaggtggaggacgtaaggcctacattgttggtgaatgggtctccggtgagagctcaagtgatgactcaagtgataatgatgacaacaacttcgcgggtctcgcaatcgtcaatgatgatccacctctacctccaccacctatgtgcctcatggaaaaaggtaacaacaaggtgagtagtgaggaagatgatagtagtgatgataatggtctttctcctaatgatctatctaagctaatgaatgactatgctgctatcatcaagaggcaaaaggctaaaatcaagttgcttgaaaatgctaactccatgcttagttctaaacatgatgagttgctcactaaacacaataatttgcttggaaaatatgatgaaatagttgaatccaacaagtctcttaaagcaagtaactataagctaaaacttgagcatgatggcctaatatacaaacaccaagaacttgaatatgcctatgatgccattgatcgtagcttggatgaattggttgataatgatgtagttaaggtcaatgcatctacctcttgtgatgatcttcttgatatatcatgtgatattacatcatcatctaagactaaccatgcaagggagcaagagcttgaaagtgaaattgcaagtctcaaatcttgtgtggcccggttgactaagggggagtacaagcacaagaaaatcctcatgatgaatgctttgtactacaacaagaaaggacttggatgcttccccaacccggtaaaaagggtcataaagacaccggagatcaagaattgtttcatcaaggaagttggttcatattgccaacattgtcaagtcaccggacaccacacaagggagtgtccaattcctaccaaacctctccctattttgccttctaaatacaagtccacatttaatgatcatcattttctattacataagcttaaaaatggtaaaattatggcaaaattcattggaattcaagctaagggcaaacttcctaggcaactttgggtgcctaaatctcttgtatctcacataaaaggtaccaaacttggttgggtacctaaacaaaaggcttgatcacatgtgtgtaggtgaactacaaagccggtggaaaacattgggtgcttgatagcggatgtacacaacatatgaccggcaatgtaacgatgttcacctcgctagaagatgaagtggataatcatgataaaatcacttttggtgataactctaaggcaaatgtggtagttttgggtaaggtggctatctcaaaagatctctctatttccaatgttcttttagtagaatcacttagcttcaatctactctccgtagctcaactatgtgatttgggtttcacatgcttgtttagtgatgttgatgttatcataacgagtaagaagcataatgacctaatattcaaaggatttagacatgggcatatctatcttgtggatttttcctctaatgatgctagcttgactacatgtctcttcaccaagacatctatgggttggctttggcatcgtcggcttgcacacattgggatgagccaactcaagaaggtattcaaaaatgggaaggtggttggtgtgaaggatgtgattttcgagaaggacaggttgtgtagtgcgtgtcaagccggaaaacaagttgcaagtcctcatccatacaagtccatgatgtctacgtcaagacccttggaacttctacacatggacctcttcggaccaactacctacaaaagtcttggtggtaatttatattgtcttgtcattgttgatgattatacaagatatacttggactttctttttagatgacaaaggaaagaccgttgaaatcttcaagaagttcgcaaaaagggctcaaaatgagtttgagtccatacttgtgaagatccggagtgacaatgggacggagttcaagaacactcaaattgaagatttttgtgaagaaagaggcatcaaacatgagttttcatcaacctacacacctcagcaaaatggcgtagcagagaggaagaacaagaccttgattacacttgcaagagcaatgttagatgagtatggtactccggagaagttttgggcggaagcaatcaatacggcatgccatgcttctaaccgagtctacctccatcgactattgaaaaagacgccatacgagcttcttattgggagaaaacccaatgtctcctacttccgggtgttcgggtgtaagtgttttatctacaagaaaaaggaacgcctaggcaagtttgaaaaacgttgtgacattggttttcttgttggctatgcatcaaactccaaagcatatcgagtattcaacaatgccaccggctttgttgaagaaacttgtgatgtggagttt
This genomic interval carries:
- the LOC133921949 gene encoding DNA repair protein XRCC3 homolog, which encodes MFRPSGRLPATIQTQTASETPIPSAASSPAMRPPAPPKHPAGATSSSYIPHEPRPENPLLLLPSSRAAKLSFGCPLLDRLLSGGLPSASVTEIAGESASGKTQLCLQLALLAPQSPLSASSLFLHSDLPFPLRRLRLLAPKSRPGILDHVLVAAVHSPSDLLSLLSRAQRLLSHPNRSPHRLPIRLILLDSIASLFRADFDASPADLKRRSALFFQISAKLKELAYRHQCVVVVTNQVVDVVEGDAGNTVAWSSGRRVSPALGIAWANCVNTRLFLTREVDGAGGSASRRMKVAFAPHLPERACEFVIRRDGVFGVEPTERCT